DNA from Hwangdonia lutea:
TGTTAATTTGTTTCCAATAAGGATCCAAAATCCTTATAACATCTTTGTTGTTTTCAAGTACCTCGTTATACCTATCTGATATATCAAACGGGCACTTTCTATAAATAATTCCCAATTTTTCACCTTTTGAATTTAGGCTTCTTACTACTTTGGCTAAGTCTTCTAAATAGTATTGGTCTAAAGGTGATGTTGTTTTATCATCTCCTGAAAAGCAAATGTATTTGGTTTCTATATCCAGATTGTATTTTTTAAAAAATTTGTCTTTGGGTTGTAATAATTCTTTATCATAATGCATTTCAAACTGTGGGGTACCTGTAACAATAACTTCTTCCTTTTTTATAAAAGGATAATACTTTAGCATTTCCTTTTTCATTAAATGGCTCCAAACAAAGTAATAGTCTGTTTCCAGAACTTGCATGGCTTTTGGTACATTATCCCATGACTGAACAAAACACACTGTTTTTATACCTAAATCTTTTGCTGCTAGTAAAGCACTTAATGCCTGGGTATTTCTTTGGTTTGTACAAAACACCAAATCTGGCTTATGTTCTTCTAACTGTTGCTTACACAATTGATATTTATCATTCTTACGTTCAAGCTTTTCTACTTTTCTTTTAAGTCTATTCAATCCGCTTTTAGAACCATAAAAAGTTATAAGAAATAGTATAAATATACTCTTTAGTGAATTTTTAATTCCTTTAAAGTTCAATGGGAACTTATAGGTATCATATACTTTATCATTAAAATCTTTTCTTGATATATTTAACTCTATACGCTTTCTTGCCCTGGAATAGATAGGTGTTAATGGATGTGTGGATTGGTTTCCAATTTTAAGCTCCTTATAATTAAAAGTTTCTTTTATTGGAAAAGCACAACTACTCCAATAGGTTATATCATAACCCATTTTACTGCCTAAGCTATTAAATGACGAAAACACAAAATTTCTTAAACCGCCACCATCAGGAAGAAGCACAAATATTTTTTTTTTATTCATAAAATGGTCTAAAAAAGCAATTAACTTTTCTTATTCTTTAGCTTGTCTCTTTGTATTTTCTCTATTGGTAAAATATCAGCACTTTTATAATTTAGAGCTTTATATACTGCGTTTAAATCTCTTGTTAGCTTTCTCAGTCCCATAGGCTCTAATGAGGCGGCATGGTCAGTACCTTTCCATGTTCTGTCTAATGTATAATGTCGTTCTATAATATTGGCGCCTAAGGTATAAGCCGCCATATCTATTGCAATTCCTAAATGGTGACCCGAAAATCCTATATGCTTGACATTATCTTTATAACTTTTAAGCAGTATTTCTATATCTAACAAACACACATCTTCAAAAGGTACCGGATAACCTGATGTACAGTTATACAGCACAAGGTCTTTGTTTCTTTTTTTTATACAGAAAAAGTTAACTATTCCATTTATCTCCTCTTTTGTTGTCATTCCTGTTGATACATGAATCTCTCCTCTATAATTATCACACAACCACTCTAACATTTCAAAATTATTGTTGCAAGCTGAAGGAATCTTAATGAATGAAGGATTTAACGATGCAATCTCTTTAGCCGAAGTTACATCCCAAACCGATGTTGAATAAACAATCCCTATTTCTTCACAGTATGCTTTTAACAAGGCATGTTGCTCTAAATTAAACTCTAAATATTCTCTATGTAAACCATAAGTTTCTCCATAAGAGTTTGATGGGTTGGGGTGAGGCTGATTGTATTGTGCTTCTGTTAAAAGCTCCTTATTATTTCTTTTTTGAAACTTTACAGCATGTACATTACAAAATATTTTTGCTACTTTAATTAACTCTTTGGCTATTTCAATATCTCCTTTATGATTACACCCTATTTCTGCAATCACAAAAGGTTCATTATATTTTTTCATAACAATAGAATAGGTTAAAATCTTTTATTATAATTCAAAATAAATGCACATGCTTCTCTAATAGCTCCTTTAAGTGAATCTGCAGATAAAATAACATCGGCATTTTGTTTAACTATATCAACTGCATTGTTTGGTGCTAATGACCAGCCTACGCTACACATATTTGCCAAGTCATTTACATCATCACCCATGTAGGCTATATTATTCAAATTGAAACTTTGCTCTGATTTAAGGTGTTGCAATAATGCGTATTTATCTTTTATTCCTAAAAAGGTATTTTCTATCTTTAATTTTTTCATTCTTTGCTGTACCAATTCTGAGTTTTCTGAGGTCATTACTATAATTTCAATACCGTATTCTCTTAATATCTCAAGTCCCATACCATCTCTCATATCAAACTGTTTTGCTAATTCTCCGTCCTTTGAATAAAGTACCGTACCATCTGTAAAAACTCCATCTACATCCAGTACTAAATGCGAGATTTTTTGAGTTCCTTTTTGATTTTTTAAACGGTTTATCAACAAATTTTCAATTATAGTCCAATCTGTTTCACTATCTATTTCATGTAAAGTTTCTTCCGGCATTTTCACCAAGCCTATGTTGCCACTAACTCGGTTCTTAGAATTTAAAAACGCTTCTTTGGTTGTAACATATACCGCTCCGTTTTCAACCAATAAGCCTTCAAAATCTTGCCTGAGTGGTCTATTAAACACATCATAATTCAAAGGCTTCCCTTCTTCATTCCATACAAAACGATGCGTATTAACCACGGTCAAAGCTGAATCATACTCGCTATCTGCAACTACTTTTAAAACTTTATTTATATCTGACGAAGTTGTTAATGGTGACGTGGCTTGCAACAGGCATAAAACATGAAAGTCATTATCTATTTTTTCACAAAACTCAATCAAAGCATTCTCTGTTGAAGCAGTATCACTGGCATTCTCTTTATCTCTCAGAATAGTTTTTACTTTATTAGTCCAACCATACTGATTATTAACAAAAGTTATTATGTCTGGATCATCGGTAAACACAAAAATTTCGTCCAAGTTTGAAAAAACGGCCTCTTTTAGAACCCAAGAGAACAATGGTCGTCCAACCATTTTTCTTTTGTTCTTGTTTTTAATGCTTTTTGACCCTTTCCTTAGAGGAATACATCCTATTTTTTTTGTATTCATAATTATATTGAATAAATAACCGTTGTACATTTAAATTAATTGTCAGAAAAATTTACTCTATTTTTCTGGCTACAATTCCATAACTCATACCTTTGGCTAATGGATTTCTATACTCAATAAAAGATTCCAATTTGGCCTTAAGCCAATCCTTGAATGATGCACTTTTATTATTTTTATACTGCATATTTACAATGGCGTATTCTATAACTTCAAAACCACTTCTTTTTAAAAACTCATATACAATATGCTTCCAAGGTGTAAAAACATGGTTTTCCTTAATGTGCTTTTCTTGAAAAGCATATAGTGCACCTCTTAAAAACAAACTTAATGTATTTTTACTTGACTGAGGATTTGGAGTGGTTAAAATTAAAATACCATTCTTCTCCATATGATCAGAAATATTTTGTAACCCTAACAATGGGTTATCCAAATGTTCTAAAACTTCTAAAAACAAAACAATCCCCGCTTTTTCAACATCTTTTGGAGCTTTATTATTTAAATCCCATATAATAGATGCTTCCATTTTTTTAACATAATCAAAAGGTTGCCATAGGCCTTTTAAAGCTTTTACATGGGGTTGCATATGTCCAAATCCAGCCCCTATATCGCTTACAACATTATTAGGTGATGTATGTATATATTCATTCAGTTTTGCTTTGGCAAATACTGCTCGATTACTGTATGTTATAGCTTTTTCCACTTAATTTATTTACTATTCTTGTATAATACTTTTTTATTTTAATTTTTACATGAAAAAATGCATCTCTATAAATTTTATAATGTAAATTATTAGAATTATTATTATCGTTATTTATATCAATATCTAAACTTAATAGAATATTATTTATTCTCTTCGTATGTTTTTTATTCACATTATAACTTCTTGCGTACCAAGTATGGTAAGCAAATTCTTTTCCATTAAACAAAAGGGAATTTGAAATATCATCCTCTAACATGATTCCCTCTAAATATAAAAACTTCCTTTCTTTTCTTTTTAGCCAAAGAAAAAAACAATAGTAAGGCTCATAAAGACTATTTAAATCATATTGCCCCTTTAATTCACTTCTATCAATTGTAAATTCATTTGGTAGTATATATTGATGTTTTTTTACTTCTTTAAAATTCCAATCGGCTAAAATTTCTTTGAAATTTATAATTGTAAAAAATGTGTTTACCATGAATGGATTATACGCTCTATGTTTAATTACACCACCATCTCTTACTCCAGAGACCGTAATCTTTTCTTTCTTCATTTTATCAATTATGGAAAACACCACATTACTTTCCTTAAATATAACATCTTCATCTGCTAAAATCAACCAATCTATTCCTTCTTTTGAAAGTTTTTTGAACATATAAAAAATACTGTAAATACCATGCATTCCATTGCTTCCATCAATCACATATCTTTTAATTCCTTTTGGGAAGTATTGGGATGTAATATTATACAGTTCAAAATTAGCTACTGTAGTTAATATGCCTATTTCAGGTTTCTGCATTTGGCTTTTTATTATTTACAATATAATTCGATAATTCATCATTATCACCTTTATAAATAAAAATCATATTGTGATAAAAATGCATGGAAATTATATGTTTATCATAATATGTTTTTTGATAATTTTCTATTATAAACTCTTCATTATTTAGACAATCTATTAGAGATTTAAAAAAACCATATATGGTCTTCTTATTATTAAAATTGGTTGAATCACCTCCATAATCTTCCCAATAAGAAGTTTGAGTATCTTCAATTACATAAATCCCCCCTTTTTTTAATTTAGGAAAAAGATATTTAAATGTTTTTATTACATGTTCGTTTACGTGACTGCCATCATCAATAATAATGTCTAGTTCTCCTATTTCTTTTAAAATTTCATCCAAAAAATTAAAATCTACTTGGCTTCCTTTAAATATTTTAATTCTCTTTTCTTGGAGAAATGATTTATCATAAATATCTAAGGCATATATTTTAGAAAATGGGAAATATGATTTCCACATTCTTAGAGAATTTCCTCCTGTATATGGGTCTTCATAACCTCCAACACCTATTTCTAAAATGGTATTTCTTTTAAACTTAAACGTTTTAAAATGGTTTTGATAATGTGGCGTATAAAAATGATACCCATATTTATCTGTTTTATGAATCCTTGCTATTTTCGATAAATTAAAAGGATATAAAAAGGCTTTAAAATATCTTAACTTATATCTTATTTTTAATTTTTGCTTATATGAAAGTGCTTTTCTTAAAAAATTAAACATTTTATAATGTATTTAATCATTCGGTGTCCAATACAACTTTGTTTCCTGTAATTGTGAATATACTGTAAATTCATTTCTTGATAATCTATTGGCATTTTTAACTAAACGTGGTGTATTAATAACCAAATCTCCTAAAGCTTGAAAAATAGCTAACAAGGCTCTAAAATCACCTTTCAAAACTTTTGTTTTTAATTGAATCCATAAGGTATATAAAAACCTTTTAGGAATAGTTTTTAATGGATGAAATAAAAAGTACAAATACCAACCAGACCGTAAAGAACGCCTTAAGCGAATTCCATAATCTTTTTGACCTTTTCTACTTTTTACGTCTACCCTATGATGCACTAAAATATCTGGTGTGTAATGTACTTCCCATTTTTTCTTAAATAATTGATAGGATGCAAAATCTTCTTCGCCATAAAACACAAACCAAGCTGGATAATTTGGAATATCATTCCAAGCTTCTAATCGCCATGCATGACCACATCCTACAAAACCTCTAACCTTACTATTATTTTGCGAGTGATTTAAGTTTTCTGGTAATACTTTACCCCAAAAAATTCTGAAAGCCATTACGGCACATTTCTTATTTGTACTAAAATAACTCTTTATACACTCTAATGCATTTTGAGAAACTAAATGAGCATCATCATCTAAAGTTATGGCGTATTTTGCTTTAGTTAAATTTAGCAATCTGTTCCTGCTATAAATCAACCCTTTACTTTTCTCATTCATAATTATTCGAATGTTGTCATAATTGGATTTGATGAAATTAGACGTACCGTCTGAAGACCCATCATCACAAATAATACACTCTACATGATTTTGGTTAAGTAAATGCACTATGCTACTTAATGTTCTTTTTAAATCATCAAGCCTGTTTTTGGTGGTTATTAATATGGAGAATTCAATCATTATTAAAAATCGCTTCAAGTTTACTTTTCAAATAGTTTTTTCCTAAATAATATTCTAAATCCAACCTATCCAAAGTTAAAATTTGATTAGCATCTTTCCATGTTAGGTAAAGCTGTTGTAAAATTTCAGCAATGTTATTCACATTATTAATGACAGAACAATATGGATGATGACTACCTAATAAACGTCTTGTTTCACTTTGCTCTGGTCCTAAATGAATAATTGGTTTATTTGCCCATACACAATGTGGAAATTTACCTGGTAAAAAAGGGCTTTCCTCTGCATTAGCTTCAAGAATAATATTTGCTGAAACATGATTTTGAAGCCAATTAACATCTTGAAAAGGGATATTTCTTAGATGTATTTCTAACTGAGGTATTCTTTTAGCATAATTTTCTATCATCTGTTCATGATAATCTGCTCCGCCTATTAAAATTAACCTAGAATCTCTCTGGGCTTCTACATTATTTTCTAAAAATAATTGAAACCCCTTAATTAAACCTTCTGGGTTACGCTGTTTCATTAAGCTCCCAGCATGTAAAACATTAAACTTTTCATTTTCAAAATAAGCTGGAGGAACTTCTTCTTTTATATTAACATTAATAATTTGGTGCGGAATAACAATTCCTGTTATATTAAAATTCTTGAATGTCTTTCCCATCCATTCTTTTAGCAGTAAACTCGGAAAGGCAGCGTATTTTGCATTATTAGAAAGACTATGAAAAAAGCGTTCCTTTATTTTATAACCTGGTTCTTTCCAATCGTATGGCTTTGGGTACCTATTAAAGGGATAAGGGTCATGAATATACGCCATCCATTTATGATGAAATCGAGGTAATTGATTTATCACGTAATGCGGTCTAAAACTTGCTGCTTTACTTAATGTTAATACTAAATCTATATTTGAAATATCAACTTTACTAAGTGCAGCCTTAATACTATTTACATCATTAAAAAACGTAAAAGAAAACCCAAATAATGGTTCTAGATACTTCGCTAAATTTATTTTGAATGTTCTTTGAATAACGCGCTGTGCTCGACTAAATAAATAAAGAATATTTGATTTTTTCTCTTTAATCTCAAAGCAAATGGCATTTTCAATATGAAGGCTCCTTCTAGTATAATGATATACCGATACCTGAAAACCAACATCTAACAAACCTTTTATTAATGCTACATTAGCTTTAGAACCACTACTATCATTAACATCTATAGAATCGACTACAACTAGTATTTTATATGCCATTAATCTATAAGGTTATTTTTAATAAAATCAACTATTTTAACAGCGGCATCACCATTACCATAAGGGTTAGATAACTTACTAGTTCTTTCTTTGCCCATTATTTGTTTAGCGGTAGCTATAATTTTTTTTGTTTCCGTTCCTACTAAAAAAGAACATTGAGCTTTTACACCTTCAAATCGTTCGGTAGTGGCTCTTGTTACTAGAACTGGAATATTTAATGAAGGGGCTTCTTCTTGGATACCGCCTGAATCAGATATTATTAAATTAGATTGACTCATTAACCAAACAAACGACGGATAATCTAAAGGTGCTATAAGATGTATATTACTTACCCCTGACAGCCTGTTAAAGACTGTTTTTTGAACATGGGGGTTTAAGTGCACAGGATATACTATTTCAATATCTTTAGTGTTTGCTAATTCTAAAAGCGCATTGCATACATTTTCAAAACCTTCACCAAAACTTTCACGCCTATGTCCTGTTACTAAAATTACATTATTATTAAAATTAATTGTTCTTTTTAATTTTTCAATAAAAGAATTGTTATAACCATGTTTTATTTTTTCTAAAGTAATGTTTAAAGCATCTATTACGGTATTACCTGTTACTACAACTGCATGTGTATTTACCCCTTCTTGCAACAGGTTTGTTTTAGCTTGCTTTGTTGGTGCAAAATGGTATTCTGAAATTCTCCCTGTTAGTTGCCTGTTTAATTCCTCTGGAAATGGTGATTGCTTGTTATAAGTACGTAAACCAGCTTCAACATGAGCCACCTTAATATGACGATGAAAAGCAGCCAGCGCTACCAACGACGATGTGGTTGTATCACCATGTACCAAAACCATTTTAAAAGCTTCTTTTTCTAAAATGGTATCCATTTCCAGCAATATCCGAGAACTTAATGTATTTAAATTTTGGTTAGGTTGCATTACATTTAAATCGTAATCTGGAATTAAGTCAAAAAAATCCAATACTTGATCTAGCATTTCTCTATGCTGTGCCGTAACACATAGTTTAAATGGTATGTTTTGTTTAGTTAATTCTAAACAAACAGGAGCCATTTTTATAGCTTCAGGACGTGTACCAAAACAGATGAGTAATTTCAATTTTTAGTTTCTTAAGTTTAAAATTTGTTTTTTTATTATAAATATTTTTGTCCAAACAGGGTACAAATAATACTTTAACTGATAAAATACCTTAAGTTTTATATTGGGTTTAGTTTCCTTAATAATACCTTTCACTAATTTAAAATCTCTAAACGAAATTGCTAAATTCATTAAATATTTAAATAAATAAGGCGTAAGCAATCCTTTTTTATATAAATTAGAAACAACCAAGTGTATAGCTTTCTTTTTAGAATTTATTCTAGTCTTGTCTTTTCGCCAATATTCCCCTGTATTAGAGTTTGCATGTTTCCTGTTAAAATAGAGGTGCTTTTTTATTAAAACACCTTTGATGTTTGTACTTAAAATGCGTTGGTAACATTCCCATTCCTCTGCATACATTAAACTTTCATTAAACCTAATGCTTTTAAAACACGCTTTTTTCCACATAACTGTACAAGATGCAAGAGGTGTTTTTTGGGTTACTACGTCTTCTAAAATTTGATGATTGGTTTGTATGCTTTTAAAATTAAAATCCTCATTAATTAAATTAGTATCAAATGCACCTACAAAAGACTTTTTCAAGTAATTACAAAAATGTAAATCTTCATGTTTTTTAAATACCGATAAGCATAATTCTAAATTTTGAGGATGCACGGTATCATCATCATCAAAAAAAATAATGTAATCGCCAGTTGCTCTATCTAAACCATAATTTCTACACCCCGGTAAGCCTTTTAAATAGGTGTCTGGTCTTTTAAAAAATGTAAACCTTTTATCTTGTTTTAATATTGGCGTAATTACCGCTTCGGTATTATCAGAACCGCCATCATCAATAATTAAACATTCCCAATGGGTATATGTTTGCTTTTGAATAGATTGTAAGGTTTCTACAATAAAATGGGCTCTATTGTAGGTGGCCATGATTATGGAAATTTTTGGTGCAACTTTCATCTTAAGAGTGATTTCACCCATCTTAATGGCATCAAAACTGCTTTACCTATTTTAAACTCTAACCGTTCTGTATTTTTTATTTTCTCTTTTTCCTCTCTTTCAATTCGTTTAATTAAATGATGTATAGTTGTTTCAAATTTATCAATATATAAATCTTTGTTTTTAATATAAATATGCTTTAATAATCTATACTTTTTACTATTAGCTTTAGTTGTGGTAGAATCAGAACGTTTTCTATAATTATATAATGGTTCTTTAATTACATAAGCAACTCCTCCTCTCGCAAGCAACCTTATAAAAAATTCCCAATCTTCAAATCCCTCTCTCATACTCTCATCATAACCGCCACATAGTTCCCAATCCTTTTTTCTAAACATTGATGTGCCTAAAGCTTGATTTACAAACAAAAAATCTTCAAGTTTTCCACCATTTGGTTTATATAATGAACTTGTTTCATTTTCAAAAAGTAAATTTGCATAACATGTAACCAATTTTATATCATTTTTTTCTAAAAAAACATTAACAGCCTTTTCACTAAACATTGTTTCAAAGAAATCATCACTATCTAAAATTAGGATATACTCACCATGAGCTGCTTTAATACCTTCATTTCTTGCTGTACTTTGACCTTGATTTTCTTGTGTAATTAATATGTCTATTTTAGATTCTAATCCTTTTAAAATATCTTTTGTTTTCTGGTTAGAACCATCATCTACAACAATTATTTCTTTATTTGAGTGTGTTTGACTTAAAGCAGAGTCAATAGCCTGGTCAATGAATTTTGCATCATTGTAACAAGGAATAACTATTGATATTAAATCGTTAATTTTCAATTAGTTTTTTAATTTTTCTTTAACCTCTTTTATCACATTTAACCATCGCAAACCAAACGTTTTATCAGGTTCTAAATAATTTCCTTCTGCCCATTCATTCCATGATTTAACAACTACAAATTGAGGGTTTTCTGGATTGTTTTGCAATTCCTTTACAGCAGCTTCAAGGTGTGTTTTCCAAGCAGAAGGTGTTGCATTTTTAAATACCAATGATTTTTTTCCGCTCCTAGCTGAATTATCCCAATTTGGAAATACACAAGGTATATATTTTTTGTTGAGAAACTTCACATTGAAATTTGAAACACCTTTAGCATAATCAAAAATAAGTGGTTTTTTTCGTTCACCTATACTACGTGAT
Protein-coding regions in this window:
- a CDS encoding UDP-glycosyltransferase, with the protein product MNKKKIFVLLPDGGGLRNFVFSSFNSLGSKMGYDITYWSSCAFPIKETFNYKELKIGNQSTHPLTPIYSRARKRIELNISRKDFNDKVYDTYKFPLNFKGIKNSLKSIFILFLITFYGSKSGLNRLKRKVEKLERKNDKYQLCKQQLEEHKPDLVFCTNQRNTQALSALLAAKDLGIKTVCFVQSWDNVPKAMQVLETDYYFVWSHLMKKEMLKYYPFIKKEEVIVTGTPQFEMHYDKELLQPKDKFFKKYNLDIETKYICFSGDDKTTSPLDQYYLEDLAKVVRSLNSKGEKLGIIYRKCPFDISDRYNEVLENNKDVIRILDPYWKQINNTGDMLPTKEDSEMLYNVCEHSEFVTNVCSSTVFDFVAHHKSCIYYNYEQPQLKKGIRDIGQNYNYVHFRSMPSKDAVIFCEDKTHLESLVLDVLYGKKSNVAVGLKWYKIVVGETPTEASKNMWSALSTILNGNN
- a CDS encoding N-acetylneuraminate synthase family protein produces the protein MKKYNEPFVIAEIGCNHKGDIEIAKELIKVAKIFCNVHAVKFQKRNNKELLTEAQYNQPHPNPSNSYGETYGLHREYLEFNLEQHALLKAYCEEIGIVYSTSVWDVTSAKEIASLNPSFIKIPSACNNNFEMLEWLCDNYRGEIHVSTGMTTKEEINGIVNFFCIKKRNKDLVLYNCTSGYPVPFEDVCLLDIEILLKSYKDNVKHIGFSGHHLGIAIDMAAYTLGANIIERHYTLDRTWKGTDHAASLEPMGLRKLTRDLNAVYKALNYKSADILPIEKIQRDKLKNKKS
- a CDS encoding cytidylyltransferase domain-containing protein, with protein sequence MNTKKIGCIPLRKGSKSIKNKNKRKMVGRPLFSWVLKEAVFSNLDEIFVFTDDPDIITFVNNQYGWTNKVKTILRDKENASDTASTENALIEFCEKIDNDFHVLCLLQATSPLTTSSDINKVLKVVADSEYDSALTVVNTHRFVWNEEGKPLNYDVFNRPLRQDFEGLLVENGAVYVTTKEAFLNSKNRVSGNIGLVKMPEETLHEIDSETDWTIIENLLINRLKNQKGTQKISHLVLDVDGVFTDGTVLYSKDGELAKQFDMRDGMGLEILREYGIEIIVMTSENSELVQQRMKKLKIENTFLGIKDKYALLQHLKSEQSFNLNNIAYMGDDVNDLANMCSVGWSLAPNNAVDIVKQNADVILSADSLKGAIREACAFILNYNKRF
- a CDS encoding methyltransferase domain-containing protein; this translates as MEKAITYSNRAVFAKAKLNEYIHTSPNNVVSDIGAGFGHMQPHVKALKGLWQPFDYVKKMEASIIWDLNNKAPKDVEKAGIVLFLEVLEHLDNPLLGLQNISDHMEKNGILILTTPNPQSSKNTLSLFLRGALYAFQEKHIKENHVFTPWKHIVYEFLKRSGFEVIEYAIVNMQYKNNKSASFKDWLKAKLESFIEYRNPLAKGMSYGIVARKIE
- a CDS encoding class I SAM-dependent methyltransferase; this encodes MFNFLRKALSYKQKLKIRYKLRYFKAFLYPFNLSKIARIHKTDKYGYHFYTPHYQNHFKTFKFKRNTILEIGVGGYEDPYTGGNSLRMWKSYFPFSKIYALDIYDKSFLQEKRIKIFKGSQVDFNFLDEILKEIGELDIIIDDGSHVNEHVIKTFKYLFPKLKKGGIYVIEDTQTSYWEDYGGDSTNFNNKKTIYGFFKSLIDCLNNEEFIIENYQKTYYDKHIISMHFYHNMIFIYKGDNDELSNYIVNNKKPNAET
- a CDS encoding glycosyltransferase family 2 protein, with translation MIEFSILITTKNRLDDLKRTLSSIVHLLNQNHVECIICDDGSSDGTSNFIKSNYDNIRIIMNEKSKGLIYSRNRLLNLTKAKYAITLDDDAHLVSQNALECIKSYFSTNKKCAVMAFRIFWGKVLPENLNHSQNNSKVRGFVGCGHAWRLEAWNDIPNYPAWFVFYGEEDFASYQLFKKKWEVHYTPDILVHHRVDVKSRKGQKDYGIRLRRSLRSGWYLYFLFHPLKTIPKRFLYTLWIQLKTKVLKGDFRALLAIFQALGDLVINTPRLVKNANRLSRNEFTVYSQLQETKLYWTPND
- a CDS encoding UDP-glycosyltransferase is translated as MAYKILVVVDSIDVNDSSGSKANVALIKGLLDVGFQVSVYHYTRRSLHIENAICFEIKEKKSNILYLFSRAQRVIQRTFKINLAKYLEPLFGFSFTFFNDVNSIKAALSKVDISNIDLVLTLSKAASFRPHYVINQLPRFHHKWMAYIHDPYPFNRYPKPYDWKEPGYKIKERFFHSLSNNAKYAAFPSLLLKEWMGKTFKNFNITGIVIPHQIINVNIKEEVPPAYFENEKFNVLHAGSLMKQRNPEGLIKGFQLFLENNVEAQRDSRLILIGGADYHEQMIENYAKRIPQLEIHLRNIPFQDVNWLQNHVSANIILEANAEESPFLPGKFPHCVWANKPIIHLGPEQSETRRLLGSHHPYCSVINNVNNIAEILQQLYLTWKDANQILTLDRLDLEYYLGKNYLKSKLEAIFNND
- the wecB gene encoding non-hydrolyzing UDP-N-acetylglucosamine 2-epimerase, with the protein product MKLLICFGTRPEAIKMAPVCLELTKQNIPFKLCVTAQHREMLDQVLDFFDLIPDYDLNVMQPNQNLNTLSSRILLEMDTILEKEAFKMVLVHGDTTTSSLVALAAFHRHIKVAHVEAGLRTYNKQSPFPEELNRQLTGRISEYHFAPTKQAKTNLLQEGVNTHAVVVTGNTVIDALNITLEKIKHGYNNSFIEKLKRTINFNNNVILVTGHRRESFGEGFENVCNALLELANTKDIEIVYPVHLNPHVQKTVFNRLSGVSNIHLIAPLDYPSFVWLMSQSNLIISDSGGIQEEAPSLNIPVLVTRATTERFEGVKAQCSFLVGTETKKIIATAKQIMGKERTSKLSNPYGNGDAAVKIVDFIKNNLID
- a CDS encoding glycosyltransferase family 2 protein yields the protein MKVAPKISIIMATYNRAHFIVETLQSIQKQTYTHWECLIIDDGGSDNTEAVITPILKQDKRFTFFKRPDTYLKGLPGCRNYGLDRATGDYIIFFDDDDTVHPQNLELCLSVFKKHEDLHFCNYLKKSFVGAFDTNLINEDFNFKSIQTNHQILEDVVTQKTPLASCTVMWKKACFKSIRFNESLMYAEEWECYQRILSTNIKGVLIKKHLYFNRKHANSNTGEYWRKDKTRINSKKKAIHLVVSNLYKKGLLTPYLFKYLMNLAISFRDFKLVKGIIKETKPNIKLKVFYQLKYYLYPVWTKIFIIKKQILNLRN
- a CDS encoding glycosyltransferase, with the translated sequence MKINDLISIVIPCYNDAKFIDQAIDSALSQTHSNKEIIVVDDGSNQKTKDILKGLESKIDILITQENQGQSTARNEGIKAAHGEYILILDSDDFFETMFSEKAVNVFLEKNDIKLVTCYANLLFENETSSLYKPNGGKLEDFLFVNQALGTSMFRKKDWELCGGYDESMREGFEDWEFFIRLLARGGVAYVIKEPLYNYRKRSDSTTTKANSKKYRLLKHIYIKNKDLYIDKFETTIHHLIKRIEREEKEKIKNTERLEFKIGKAVLMPLRWVKSLLR